A window of Fibrobacter succinogenes contains these coding sequences:
- a CDS encoding DMT family transporter: protein MILELGILAQNAIYASMASLGYSFLLVLTAFIWGSGFVAQVEGNAFGPFAFSCIRCFIAAGFLALIFKLLDALGKSPRRPRNRKETKLLWKAGFFCGLALCTAMNLQQLGMYLGTSAGKSGFLTSCYIILVPVVSLFLGKRISLKTWICVAITTVGLYLLCIKDGFSLEVSDGISLLCALVFSIHILVIDKFVNYVDPIRVSSIQFLTIGVLTAPLMIFFDLKFPAMDFSTVIEAFANPRAVAGLLFAALCSSGIAYTLQIVAQDKVKPTVASLTMSLEAVFAVFAGWAVLGEQLSVREICGCAIMMIAIVIAQIKR from the coding sequence TTGATCCTGGAACTTGGTATTCTTGCACAAAATGCTATATATGCGTCCATGGCAAGTTTAGGCTATAGTTTTTTGCTAGTGTTGACCGCGTTCATCTGGGGATCGGGTTTTGTGGCGCAAGTCGAAGGGAATGCGTTCGGGCCGTTCGCCTTTTCATGCATCCGGTGCTTTATCGCCGCTGGGTTCCTCGCCTTGATTTTCAAATTGCTTGACGCCTTGGGCAAAAGTCCTCGCAGGCCTCGCAACCGCAAAGAAACCAAGTTGCTCTGGAAAGCGGGATTCTTTTGCGGGCTAGCCTTATGCACAGCCATGAACTTGCAACAACTCGGGATGTATTTGGGAACCTCCGCCGGCAAATCGGGATTTTTAACGTCCTGCTACATTATACTTGTACCTGTTGTTAGTTTATTCTTAGGCAAACGTATTTCGCTAAAAACATGGATTTGCGTTGCGATTACAACAGTTGGACTTTACTTACTCTGCATCAAGGATGGATTTTCGCTTGAAGTTTCGGACGGTATTTCGCTGCTTTGTGCACTTGTGTTTTCGATACACATTTTGGTGATTGACAAATTCGTAAACTATGTTGACCCGATTCGCGTTTCAAGCATCCAGTTTTTGACCATCGGAGTTTTGACAGCTCCCTTAATGATTTTCTTCGATTTAAAATTCCCAGCAATGGATTTTAGCACCGTCATTGAAGCTTTTGCAAACCCACGCGCCGTTGCAGGGCTCTTGTTTGCAGCGCTTTGCTCCAGCGGGATTGCCTACACGCTCCAAATCGTTGCACAAGATAAAGTAAAGCCCACCGTCGCGTCGCTAACGATGAGCCTTGAAGCTGTATTTGCCGTATTTGCAGGATGGGCTGTTTTAGGAGAACAGCTTTCCGTTCGCGAAATTTGCGGCTGCGCCATCATGATGATAGCCATCGTGATAGCTCAGATCAAACGGTAA